A stretch of Prionailurus bengalensis isolate Pbe53 chromosome E4, Fcat_Pben_1.1_paternal_pri, whole genome shotgun sequence DNA encodes these proteins:
- the GLRX2 gene encoding glutaredoxin 2 isoform X2, with protein sequence MGNSTSSSLGKSATAPVNQIQETISDNCVVIFSKTSCSYCTMAKKLFHDMNVNYKVVELDMLEHGSQFQDALYKMTGERTVPRIFVNGTFIGGATDTHRLHKEGKLLPLVHQCYLKKSKRKEFQ encoded by the exons aTGGGGAACAGCACATCATCATCTTTGGGGAAGTCAGCAACTGCTCCTGTGAATCAGATTCAA GAAACAATTTCTGATAATTGTGTGGTGATTTTCTCAAAAACATCTTGTTCTTACTGTACGATGGCGAAAAAACTTTTCCATGACATGAATGTTAACTATAAAGTGGTGGAATTGGACATGCTTGAACATGGAAGTCAATTTCAAGATGCTCTCTACAAAATGACCGGTGAAAGAACC GTACCAAGAATATTTGTCAATGGAACTTTTATTGGAGGTGCAACTGACACTCATAGGCTTCACAAAGAAGGGAAACTGCTTCCACTAGTTCatcagtgttatttaaaaaaaagtaagaggaaaGAATTTCAGTGA